The Pirellulales bacterium genomic interval GCCGCAAGCTTATGCCAACTTGGGCTCGGCGTTGCTCGAGGATGGACAGACGCGCGCGGCGATCAAGCAGTTCGAATCGGCCTTGCGGTTGCAGCCGATTTATCCGTTGGTACATAAATCACTAGGGCGGGCCTTCGTCGAGTCCGAACAGCCGAGTGCGGCCATTCCGCAACTGGAGAAAGCACGCGCCAGTGAGCCGGAAAGCAGCCAGATTGAATTTGACTTGGGCCGAGCGCTGGCTGGCGTAGGACGCTGGCGCGACGCCGTCGCTCATTACAAGCGAGCACAAGAGCTTGGCGAGGCGTCAAGCACCATGCAGCGCGAGTATGGCATCGCCTTGGCGCAAATTGCTCGGCCCGAAGAAGCGATCGTACGATTCGAGCAGGCCCTGGCGGAAGATCAACAGGACTCCGCCGCGTGGTTTGCCCTTGCCAAAGCGAAGGCCACGCTCCGCCAGCGAAGTGAGGCGATCGCTGCCGCCGAGCGCGCCAGCGAAATCGCACATGGGCAGGATCTGGCCGTCTTGGCCGATCAGGTCGACTCTTGGCTATCCGCGTATCGCGAAAGGAAGGGGCCTTAAGCCCGATTCCGTCAAGGATGCGCGCTGCTATTCTTTTCGCGGTGCCAGGATGCTTTGCAGCCGAGACAGGGCGCGCGTCAGCATCACTCGCACCGCGCCATCGCTCTTCTTCAACTGCTCGGCGATTTGTTTCGAGGGAAGGCCCTCGACGTAACGTAGCCGTAACGCCTCGCGTTGGTCGTCAGGGAGGGCGGCCAGCGCCTCGGACAGTTTTTGGTAGCGAATGTTACGCGAAAAGGCCTCGCTGGGGGTCGTCATGCTGGCAATCAGCATGTCGATCACTTGGGCGCGGCTGGTGTCGGGCGACCCTTTGTCGAGGGCAATTTCACGCCCCGCGTCGCGCTTGGCGGCCCCGAAAAAGCGTCGATGAGCGTCGATTATGCGTCGCTCGACAATCTGGCACAGCCACGCGAAGGGATCCCGGTCGCCCAGCGTGTTACTGGGCAACGAACGTACCGCCTCGGCCGAAACTTCTTGAAAGATATCTTCCGGCTCGATCTTGGCGCGCAGGCCCACCCCCAGACGATTCTCGATATGCCCCAAGAGTGCGCCGCGCTTCCGATCGATGAATTCGGCCAGCGCATGTGCGTCGGCTTGTCGAATCCGATGGATCAGCGCGTCGATTTCATCCGTCATAGTTGGCACCCCACTGCCTCCCGCGTTCCGGGCCCAGGTGTGCCGCTGCCGCATCCTACTTCTTTCACCCAGTTCGTAACAAGCATTTTTGCCACCCCGTTGCCGACCCCCGCGGCCTCCACATGGGTGGCAGCGTTCTCCCGCGCTGGTCCAGGCCGCGCTCACGGTTTGTCCTTTGCGGCATACTTGTTCGCGCAATGGGAACGATTGTGTTACAACACGCTGAGACGCCTCCCGGCGCCGAACGGTCGAGCGGACATGTGGAAAGCGCCGGAATTCGATCGGCCGATGCCGGCGCAAACCGGCGCATTTCCAGCCGGGGTGACCTAACTGCCCTCGCACATTTTTCCCCCAAGGAGTCGCGGCATTCGTGTCCGGACAGCCTGAAGAAATCTTGGGATCTCATCATCCGACGTTGGCCTGGAACGTCCTCTCGGACCGCGTCGAGGCCCTGGTCGCAGCCTGGGAATCGTCGGCTGAGCCGCCGCAGATTGCGGATTACCTGCCAGCGGAACCCGCCAACCTGCGTTATCTGGCTTTGGTCGAGCTGATCAAGGTCGACATGGAATATCGCTGTCAGCGGCCAGAACATGCCCGGCGCATCGAGCAATACCTCGACGAATTTCCCGAGCTGACCGAGCGCGGTGCCATTCCCTGCGATCTGATTTACGAGGAATACCACCTCCGCAAGCAATCGGGCCAGAAGGTCGCGGCCGAGGAGTATTTCGAGCGATTTCCTCGCCAGGCCACGGAGCTGGGGCGCTTGCTCGGCTTGGAATCGCCGCATTTGAGTACCTCGGTCGTAGGTGCCGGGCGCTTCGAGGAGATCGAAGTTGGCGACAGCATCGACGATTTCGATCTGTTGACGCGGCTCGGCCGCGGGGCGTTTGCCGTCGTCTTTCTCGCGCGGCAGAAATCGATGCAGCGCATCGTGGCGCTCAAGGTCTCGGCCGACCGTGGCAGCGAACCGCAGACCATGGCCCTACTCGACCATCCGCACATCGTCCGGGTGTTCGATCAACGGCGGCTCGTCGAGCGAAAGCTGCGTCTGCTCTATATGCAGTACGTGCCCGGCGGCACGCTGCAGACGGTGATCGACGGCATCCGCCGGTTACCCCCCAGCATGCGATCGGGCATTCGCCTGCTGGAAATCATTGATCAGGCCCTGGCCGAGCGCGGCGATTCTCCCCCTTCCGACTCGCCGTTACGGCACAGGCTCGCCGCCGCGACCTGGCCCCAGGCTGTTTGCTGGCTCGGCTCGCGCCTGGCCGCGGCGCTGGCGTATGCACACCAGCGTGGCGTCTTGCATCGCGATATCAAGCCGGCCAACGTCCTGGTGGCCGCCGACGGCACGCCCAAGCTGGCCGACTTCAACATCAGTTACTCGTCGAAGGTCGAGGGTTCTTCGGCCGCGGCCTATTTCGGCGGCAGCCTGGCCTACATGTCTCCCGAACAGATCGAGGCCTGCAATCCCGCCAGCGGTCGCACGGCCGACGATCTCGACAATCGCAGCGACATCTACTCGTTGGGCGTGATGCTCTGGGAGTTGCTGACGGGCAATCGACCTTTCGACGATACGCCACCAGGTAGTGACTGGACCAACACGCTGTCGACGATGCTCGCCGCGCGTCGCCAGGGGGTTGGCGCCGCGATGATCGCGCAGCTGCCGCGGGATTGTCCGTCGGGACTGAAGCAAATCTTGCTCAGTTGCTTGGCGCTCGAACCGTCAGCTCGTCCGTCGGCGGGTCAGCTTTCGCGGCAGTTGGAATTGGCGCTGGAACCGCAGGTGATGCGGCTTTTGCGTCCGCGCCCGGGCGCATGGCGCAACTGGGTGCGCCGCTATCCTCTGACTGCCATGTTCGCGGCCGGATTGCTACCGAATTTGATTTTCACCGCGCTGAACCTGGCCTATAACATTCCGGCGATCTTCGAGGCGCTGGGTAAATCGCTCTATGACGTGATGATCGATCCCGTCGTGAGCATGGTCAACGGCATGGCCTTCGGCATCGGCATCGCCATCCTGTTGCCGTTTACCTGGCCTGTCGCCAGGGCAGTGGCGCGCATTTATCGCGGCGAGCCGCGGCCGACGGATCATGATCCGCGGTGGCGGATACGCGCGCTATTGCTGGCCGACTGCACGGCCCTGGTAAGCGCCGTCGAATGGTTCGTGACGGGCTTTATCTTTCCGACCTGGTTAAGTCGCGAAGTGCCGCACGAGCAGTTTCACGCCGGCGTCATCTACACCCACTTCCTGGCCTCGCAGGCCCTGTGCGGCATGATGGCTTCGACGTTGGCGTTTTTCCTGGTTTGCTTTCTTTCGGTGCGCGCGTTTTATCCCACGCTCTTCCAGGCCGAGCACACCGACATGTCGGCGCTCGGCATGGTGCGCCGACTGCAACAACGCGCTTGGCTCTATTTCGGCGTGGCCGTGGTCGTACCGCCGCTGGCGACGATCGTGATGGTTCTTGTGCGCACGATCGCCTCGGAAAGCACGCCGCCGGTCATTTTCGGCGTGCTGGGACTGGTGGGATTGATCAACTCGGGATTGATCTTCGTGCTGCTGCGCGCCGTGCAGAATGCACTTGTGGCGCTGGCGATCGCCGTCAGTCCGCCCGGCACAGTAACGATCGGCGGCGGCGACAGCGTTTCGGATTCGTTCTGGCGATAGCTTGCCACGAGAGGGCACGCGAGGTGGCGCGACTCGCCGACGAGTTCGCGCCACCTCGTTGCATATCCTTGGCTAGTGCCAGACCGCGGCCGGCGCCCGCAAGGTGAAGCGGTGGGCCCGGCATTGCTCTTCGGCGTGCAGGGCGTCGATGATTTGCGTCGCGCAATCGTCGACCGCCAGGCGCGACATGTTCAGCACCACGTCGTAGCTGGAGGGATCGTTCGGATCGCGATGGAAGTGCTCGGTGACGAAACGCGTCCGCGCGCGGTCCATGCGTTCGACCTGCCGGGTTGCTTCGTGGCGGTTCGTCTCTGCGCTCAAACGCATGTGCGCCGTCACCCGATCTTCGAGCGGCGCGACCAGCCGCACGCGCAGTGTGGTTTCCGCCGGCAGAATGTGCCCGGCGCCACGGCCGACTACCACGCACGCTCCGTGCTGGGCAATCGTCTCGAGCGTCTTTACCAACTGGCGCACGTACGCGATCTGGCTGACAGCGTGCATGTCGAGCAAAGACTCGATCGATTCTTGCAGCCAGCTTACGTGCGTTTCGTCGACGGCCGCCAATTCGCTGGGGCGCGCGTGCATGCAAGCGGCCACGGCTTCGAGGAGTTCGTGGTCCCACACCTTCCAGCCCAACGCGGCGCCGACGGCCATCGCCACGGCGCCGGCGTCGATACCGGCTTCGCGCGAGATAGCAATCGTGAAGGGAGGAGTGCCAGCCCTTGGCGCCTCGCCTTGTGCCAGATCGTTCGCGCGCGGGTACGACAGGGCGCGCAAATAGTTCCAGGCACCGCTTTGAGATTCGTTGTGAATACGATACACCATGCCAATTCCTCCTTCCAGGGCGGGAACAAGCGATTACCGAGCGTAACTCGTTCTTCTCCGCCACATGTGCGGCGAGCGAACCGGCCGAGCAGCGACGTGCCTGACGAAAGGCGGCGTCGAAGGTTCGCTTCACGCGCAAAAACTCTCACTGCGAACGAAAAAAACTTGCTCAGCTATTTGCA includes:
- a CDS encoding sigma-70 family RNA polymerase sigma factor; this encodes MTDEIDALIHRIRQADAHALAEFIDRKRGALLGHIENRLGVGLRAKIEPEDIFQEVSAEAVRSLPSNTLGDRDPFAWLCQIVERRIIDAHRRFFGAAKRDAGREIALDKGSPDTSRAQVIDMLIASMTTPSEAFSRNIRYQKLSEALAALPDDQREALRLRYVEGLPSKQIAEQLKKSDGAVRVMLTRALSRLQSILAPRKE
- a CDS encoding serine/threonine-protein kinase, giving the protein MSGQPEEILGSHHPTLAWNVLSDRVEALVAAWESSAEPPQIADYLPAEPANLRYLALVELIKVDMEYRCQRPEHARRIEQYLDEFPELTERGAIPCDLIYEEYHLRKQSGQKVAAEEYFERFPRQATELGRLLGLESPHLSTSVVGAGRFEEIEVGDSIDDFDLLTRLGRGAFAVVFLARQKSMQRIVALKVSADRGSEPQTMALLDHPHIVRVFDQRRLVERKLRLLYMQYVPGGTLQTVIDGIRRLPPSMRSGIRLLEIIDQALAERGDSPPSDSPLRHRLAAATWPQAVCWLGSRLAAALAYAHQRGVLHRDIKPANVLVAADGTPKLADFNISYSSKVEGSSAAAYFGGSLAYMSPEQIEACNPASGRTADDLDNRSDIYSLGVMLWELLTGNRPFDDTPPGSDWTNTLSTMLAARRQGVGAAMIAQLPRDCPSGLKQILLSCLALEPSARPSAGQLSRQLELALEPQVMRLLRPRPGAWRNWVRRYPLTAMFAAGLLPNLIFTALNLAYNIPAIFEALGKSLYDVMIDPVVSMVNGMAFGIGIAILLPFTWPVARAVARIYRGEPRPTDHDPRWRIRALLLADCTALVSAVEWFVTGFIFPTWLSREVPHEQFHAGVIYTHFLASQALCGMMASTLAFFLVCFLSVRAFYPTLFQAEHTDMSALGMVRRLQQRAWLYFGVAVVVPPLATIVMVLVRTIASESTPPVIFGVLGLVGLINSGLIFVLLRAVQNALVALAIAVSPPGTVTIGGGDSVSDSFWR
- a CDS encoding cytidylate kinase-like family protein, with the translated sequence MVYRIHNESQSGAWNYLRALSYPRANDLAQGEAPRAGTPPFTIAISREAGIDAGAVAMAVGAALGWKVWDHELLEAVAACMHARPSELAAVDETHVSWLQESIESLLDMHAVSQIAYVRQLVKTLETIAQHGACVVVGRGAGHILPAETTLRVRLVAPLEDRVTAHMRLSAETNRHEATRQVERMDRARTRFVTEHFHRDPNDPSSYDVVLNMSRLAVDDCATQIIDALHAEEQCRAHRFTLRAPAAVWH